The Humulus lupulus chromosome 4, drHumLupu1.1, whole genome shotgun sequence genome has a window encoding:
- the LOC133830442 gene encoding uncharacterized protein LOC133830442 translates to MSSNKAFLALLLLALVAATAHARVDFVGLFNNGPSPYCPPPGPTVCGSCECTGEAGNLVCIRSDSRKGKCPLNCSGGCACDRSLCPRCWCSYEVQACPKICPSTSTTAEAKFEDLLAFKTD, encoded by the exons ATGTCTTCCAACAAGGCTTTCCTCGCGTTGCTACTGTTGGCACTTGTGGCTGCAACAGCTCATGCTCGTGTGGACTTTGTGGGGCTTTTTAATAATGGTCCTTCTCCCTATTGTCCTCCTCCTG GACCAACGGTATGTGGAAGCTGTGAGTGCACCGGGGAAGCTGGGAATTTGGTGTGCATTCGTAGTGACTCGAGAAAAGGAAAGTGTCCGTTAAACTGCAGTGGAGGTTGCGCTTGCGATAGGTCTCTGTGCCCCCGTTGTTGGTGCTCGTATGAGGTCCAGGCATGCCCAAAAATCTGCCCATCCACTAGCACCACAGCCGAAGCCAAGTTTGAGGATCTTCTTGCTTTCAAGACAGATTAA